A segment of the Triticum urartu cultivar G1812 chromosome 1, Tu2.1, whole genome shotgun sequence genome:
GTCTTTTGGAGGTGGAAGGGGCTCACCGTTGGCGAGAAATGTAAGGAGGGGAGTGGGGAATTGCGGCGAGACGCGGCAGCGGGGGATAGGGTTTCGACCCGCATATGCACCGCAAACCCATAGATATACTGCTTGGCGGAGGGGGGGGAGGGTTGCGGGCCGCGGTAAAAATATTTACGGGCCGTCGAGTATACGGGCTCTGTTCTGGCCAGAAAATTGGGCCGAATCCGTATACTCGCCATAATTTTGCGGGTTTGTGACTTTTATGGGGTTCGCTAGAGTTGCTCTAACGCCGCCATGGCATGCAAATTGCATTTCTCCTTCATATTTTTCTTCCTTGTCGTCATGTCGTCGCCAGTGTTATGTGTAGTTGTCAACCTTGTCGGATGGACGCCATATTGTGCCTGGCACTGCCGCCGGCGTCTTTTCTCTATGCCTCCTCGCCCTCTGCTTACACTAATGCCACCATCACGGGCACACTGCCAAGGAACTCTATTGtaactctgtgtgttatgtcaTGCGTAGGTATTAGCTCTTAATCATATCCTGTGTATATATACAATCAAACACTGTGTAGTTGCTTGAGTGGAGACAATACAGGACACCAAACAGCATGCCAAAACCGTTCCCCTAATGCAGGAAGTCTAGATGTGGGCGACCAAATGAGGTGCAGATGCAGATTTCGTTTGCCTGTTTTCTCATAGCCAGGCCCAACTAAGACATGTGTGCAACGCAGACAAATTCGTAGATGACAACCAAACAAGCCCCTAGTGGTCTCAGGGTAATTTTGTGAGGTACCTCTAATTAGTGTTTGTGTAAGTACGTATATTGCCTggaaaatatttttttatcaCCCAAGTTTGTAATTACTATATTTTTACGAAAATTACTATATTTTACATAGTGTGTTACTATATTTTGTATGTACCGTTACTGGGATGTAGAATAAGCTATTCTACACTCACGCTTAGTATAGCGttaccatatatatatatatatatatatatatattcaggATAGCATGTGGCACCGGTACAAATATATGCAACATGAAATTCTCTTAGCCAGGCCCAACTAAGACATGTGTGCAACACAGACAAATTCGTAGATGACAACCAAACATGCCCCTAGTGGGCGCAGGGTAATTTTGCGAGGTACCCCTAATTAGTGTTTGTGTAAGTATGTATATTGCCTGGAAAAATCTCAAGTATATATATTCAGGATAGCATGTGGCACCGGTACAAATATATGCATCATGAAATTCGCACGCTTGCAAACTACCAGTAGGTGGCATTCACTCATTGCCAGTAGCCTTTGTTGATTACAACTTGGCACCGCAGTTTGCTCCGTGATGGCTAATTAGTAAGTTAGTGAGTAGATTGCTGTCTAGAGAAAATTAGTgaattcatctaatgatgtgctTCCGTCTGGCTGTCCGTCCGCCTCCATTATACGGTACGGTGGCCGCCGGTGTACCTGCCACGGCAAAGATTCCGCAGAGTGCAAACAAGGAACAACTCATTAAACCATGGGAATTTTACCTGCTGCTCCGGAGGACAGCCCACCACATGCAGGCGTGGGGACACTCCGGCGCTATATATTTCCCCGGCGCCAGTTCATcatcagcagcagcagctcaaGCTTCTCCGGATCAACTAGCCATCCTCGTTTCTTGCATAGCCAAGAAAGAAACAAGCTTCTTGGCGAGAAGATGGCGTCCAGGGCTTGGCGACGATGGTGGCGCTGCTGCtcgcggcggtggcggcgacgtGCGGGCGGCGCAGCTGCACGACAAGTTCTACAGCGAGTCGTGCCCCAGCGTGGAGGACGTCGTGAGGAAGGAGATGGTGAGGGCTGCTGTCACTAGCGCCCTAGCCTCGCCGGGCCGCTCCTCCGGATGCACTTCCACGACTGCTTCGTCAGAGTAAGTGCTACATTTGCATGCATGTTGTCTGCCCTGCCCGTACCCCTATTGTGTGGCGGTGGCCTGACCAGTGACCGCCATTAATTAATGCAGGGGTGCGACGGCTCGGTTCTGCTGGACTCGGCCGAACAAGACAGCGGAGAAGGACGCACAGCCGAACCAGACGCTGCGAGGCTTCGGCTTCGTCGAGAGGGTGAAGGCCGCCGTGGAGAAGGCCTGCCCCGACACCGTCTCCTGCGCCGACGTGCTCGCCCTCATTGCCAGGGACGCGGTCTGGCTGGTGAGTACTAGCCGATTTCGCAAATGTCGTCACGCGGTACATGTGGAAGGCGCCGAGTTCTAAACTTCTACTGCTGCTCGATCATCGTTTTTCTAGAGCAAGGGGCCATTCTGGGAAGTTCCCCTGGGCCGGCGAGACGGCAGCGTGTCCATTTCCAACGAGACCGACGCTCTGCCACCCCCGACCTCCAACTTCACCGTGCTCACCCAGCTCTTCGCCGCCGTGAACCTCGACGCAAAGGACCTTGTCGTCTTGTCCGCCGGGCACACCATCGGGacgtcgcactgcttctccttcTCCGACCGGCTCTACAACTTCACCGGCATGGAGAACCCCAGCGACATCGACCCCACGCTGGAGCCGCAGTACATGATGCGGCTAAAGAGCAAGTGTGCCAGCCTCAACGACAACACCACACTCGTGGAGATGGACCCCGGCAGCTTCAAGACCTTCGACACCGATTACTTCAAGCTGGTGAGCAAGCGGAGGGGCCTCTTCCACTCCGACGGCGCCCTCCTCACCGACCCCTTCACCCGCGCCTACGTCCAGCGCCATGCCACCGGAGCATTCAAGGACGAGTTCTTCGCCGACTTCGCCGCCTCCATGATCAAGATGGGCAACGCCAACCCGCTCACCGGAAGCCAGGGCGAGATCAGGAAGAAGTGCAACGTGGTTAACCATTAAGCCACCGAAGAAGTACAAGGCTGTTTTGATttgtgatcatgtttttccccTGTAAATTGCCGTAAGATTGTCATGGCTCCTTTCTCTTTCAACTCTTTTTTTATTAATTTATTGTTTCACTACAACCATGTGAATTTCTTGTACACACGACGAACACTTTGAAATTGCCACATCCGACGTGTCGTGCGTTGTCATCTGGTGCGCTTACTAGTATTGTCTAAGTTGTATTGTTTTATTTTTGGTTGTTACATAAATAAtgttttgttgtgttttttgtgttatCTTAGGGCATCATAATGTTTCATATGTACTAGTAAAAAGAAGAGTTATAGTTAGACTATTTTAATTTAGTTACTTTACGGACCGGTTGCATAGCGGCTAACAGCGGTACCAATATTTTGGGCGTTGGTGTGCATTAGTCTCTTCTTGTTAGGAAGTGCATCTTTATGTTCCGCTGTGTATCAGTGAAAAGCAAGTGCACAAGCACGAAGAACAATGGATCCCAGGTAGAAATTCATTTTTCATACATATCCTATAATTTTTATCTACATGTACTCTTTGTTCGTACATGTGAAGATAATACAGTGTGGTAAAAGTCAAAGAAGAGTCATATAGTAGAAGCCAATGAGCAGCTTGGAGCATTACTGCAGTATAAAAGGCACTTTCCATGGTGCTCCCTAGACCAACCATATATATCACTTTTCCTTTTTTCTGCGGGAAAAGTTTCCGATCTATTCATCAACTCACAAGGTAGTATAAAGAACATCAGAagtaaaaattacatccagatccgtagaccacTTAGCGACGACTACATACACTGTAGCAAGCCAAAGACGCGCCGGCGTCATCGCCCCTCACTCACCGGAGGCGGGCAAATCAATCTTGTTGTACTAGACAATCGGGAAATTGTCGTGTTAATCCCTATTGGACCAGCACACCAGTACTAGACAGTCGGGAagtattagtgttattaaataattattcaagaatattagtgttactaaataattatttcagtttttttgaatttttgtcaAATCTGGTCAAATTGTGGActaacaatggtcaaactacttattcaagaaatattagtgttactaaataattatttcagtttttctgaattttggtcaaatctggtcaaattgtggtcaaactatttattcaagaaatattagtgttactaaataattattgttttgtacaataatagtttcaaactcaaacagtgaaatgtgtgacttcatgctcaagctaaactcccgagggttaataggattgacatcttactattgtcagaaAAACAATAAGTGCAGACTTGGagacgaaggagaatagaacccgaaagttaaacgtgctcgggctggagtagtgagagggatgggtgatgatcgggaagttagatgatttcgaatgatgaggggtgattagagattagaggttaaattgagtagtgatgaggggtgggtgattagagattaaattataaaataattcagaaatttgaaaatcgagaaaaaaattcaaaaaaaatacctttagtcccggttgatgttaccaaccgggactaaaggtggagctggTGGAGCTCTAgccagcggccacgtggagggcctttagtcccggttcgtgtaagaaccgggactaaaggggggggggcctttagtaacgaccctttagtcccggttcggcCCTTATAAACCGGGACTaatgaccctttttctactagtggtagAAAAACATTTTTCACACATATCCCATGACTTTTATCTACATGTACTTTTTTGTTCGTACATGTGAAGATAATAGACAGTGGTAAAAGTCAAAACGGGTCATATAGTAGAAGTCAATCAGCACCTTGGAGCATTACTGCAGTATAAAATCCACTTTCCACCATGCCCCTAGATCAACCATATGTGTCACCTTTCATGTTTGGGGAACGATCTGCGCCGGCGCACCGACCCAACTGTTGGGCCGGTCGCACAGCAGCCGTTGGATCCGACCGCCTGGGCTGCTGGATCCCGCCAAAGAAAACGATTCCCCCTtaccttcttcttccttgcgcgAGGGAAAAAAGGAAATCTGCAGGTCAGCCTCCTCGTGCGCGCCCTTGGCCGCCCCGTCGCAGCTCGCCGGGCCTGCTCGACCGCCCCGTCGCACCTCGCCGGGCCTGCTCGACGTTGCAGCTCACGGGGGCCGGTCCATGTCACAGATCGCCGAGGCCGCCGCAGCTCGCCGGATGCAGCTTTGCCTTGCATCTCGACGTGTGTCACACCTCCTGATTAAAACACCACCAGATGAGGGTTCCAGCGTCGCCACCGGCCTGCTGTCGTAGCTCGCCATGCGCCCATCGCAGCACCGCCACGCAGCACCGTCGTCGCCGGTCGCCATTGTTATCTAGCTGTTTTCAGTTTGAAGCTTTTTTAAAAGCGGGTAGTAGCTATTCTCGACGCCGGTTGCAGCTTTTTTCGGCTGTGCGGTGGCCGACCTCCAGCTACCCCGTATACAGTtgaaacttttttcaaaatcggATGTAGCTTTTTTGGTTGCCGGACGTAGCATTTTTCAGTATGGTTGCAGCTATAACGCACGTCTGTCGAAGCCTATTCTTTCtctggttccagcaaaaaatgcCATCGGTCGTAGCATTTTGGGTTGACGGTTGTAGCTCTGATGTGCACCGGTTGTAACATCTGCTTCTCTCTTGTCCCTGCAAGAAAGAATGACGCATGTAGCAAAAATTTTTAGATGGTTGAAGCATCCCCGTGCAGCACGTCGGCGCCTGCAGGCGGTTGAAAGCTTTTTGTTTCACCCGTTGTAGCTTTTTCCACAATGGTTGTAGCTTCTCACCCGTTGTAGCTCAATGGATGTAGCAAACAATTTCACTAGTAGTAGCAAAATCAAACTACGGGTGCAGCAAAAACGCCGTCGCCGCCTTCGCGAGGTCGTAGCTCCGCCTTACATGGATGTAGCAAAAACCTCCAACGGTAGTAGCAAAATCCTGCTACGGTTGCAGCAAAAAAATCATTGTCATCCTTCGCGAGGTCGCAGCTCTACCTGATGGATGTAGAAAAAAGCTTTGCCGGTAGTAGCAAATTCCAACAACGGTTGCAGCTTTCCCTTGTTGTGCAGTGCCATTGAAGCTTTCTATGTCTATGGTTAAAGCTTTTTTCAACGATTGTTGAAGCTTTTCTAGGTGACAGTTGCAACACTTGTATACGCGGGAGGATCCGAGCATGGCT
Coding sequences within it:
- the LOC125533005 gene encoding peroxidase 1-like, which gives rise to MQAWGHSGAIYFPGASSSSAAAAQASPDQLAILVSCIAKKETSFLARRWRPGLGDDGGAAARGGGGDVRAAQLHDKFYSESCPSVEDVVRKEMVRAAVTSALASPGRSSGCTSTTASSEGATARFCWTRPNKTAEKDAQPNQTLRGFGFVERVKAAVEKACPDTVSCADVLALIARDAVWLSKGPFWEVPLGRRDGSVSISNETDALPPPTSNFTVLTQLFAAVNLDAKDLVVLSAGHTIGTSHCFSFSDRLYNFTGMENPSDIDPTLEPQYMMRLKSKCASLNDNTTLVEMDPGSFKTFDTDYFKLVSKRRGLFHSDGALLTDPFTRAYVQRHATGAFKDEFFADFAASMIKMGNANPLTGSQGEIRKKCNVVNH